One part of the Desulfonema ishimotonii genome encodes these proteins:
- a CDS encoding peptidylprolyl isomerase gives MLKLMRERAGSWFIKVILSAIVIVFVFWGVGSFRSQRFAKVAVVNDEPVSLQDYQKAYNNMIAQYSRQFGNNFDDNMIKMLGVKRQALDSLINDVLLQQEAEKLSFRVSDQELVDVIEKIPAFQTDGVFDKALYQRVLSLNNMTLESFEAMQGETLLMTKVRSFVMDSVKVSDPEARAWYNWKDAAVKIDYVRFDAGKYKDTQASDDEVKAHFEENKGSYKTEARAKALYVHFDAKDYAEKAEVSQEEITEYFESHPDEFKEPKTVEARHILFKLESDSSPETVEKRKEKASEVLALAREGKDFAELAKEYSEGPTRSKGGFLGKFRKETMVKPFADKAFSMKAGEISEPVRTRFGWHLIKVEKVNEAKTFTLAESTEKIRSKIAGEKAKTLAYDDAEAFYDSVFEGDNLKDAAAVRNLKVTETGLFTQKGPEGMKNGPRFAAAAFKLSPTQFSDIQDFDGDYYILQMTGNVPAETAAFETVADKVRADLILKKQNETAESDASRFLEAVRKGAAMADESRNSDVTLQTTDFFKRNVSIPKIGYDRAVSAAAFTLSKENAYPESPVKGKDGYYVIRFNEKKLPDDKAFEKEKKAIKEQLLRQKQFKTFNEWLAQARANSEITIQEDVVN, from the coding sequence ATGCTCAAGTTGATGCGGGAAAGAGCGGGAAGCTGGTTTATCAAGGTTATACTGAGTGCGATTGTTATCGTTTTTGTTTTTTGGGGCGTCGGCAGCTTCCGGTCGCAGCGATTTGCCAAGGTCGCGGTTGTGAATGATGAGCCTGTCTCGCTTCAGGATTATCAGAAAGCCTATAATAATATGATCGCACAGTACAGCAGGCAGTTCGGGAATAATTTTGATGACAATATGATCAAGATGCTTGGCGTAAAGCGTCAGGCACTGGACAGCCTCATCAATGATGTGCTTTTGCAACAGGAGGCTGAGAAGCTCAGCTTCCGGGTGTCTGATCAGGAACTGGTGGATGTTATCGAGAAAATTCCGGCCTTTCAGACCGACGGTGTTTTTGATAAGGCGCTGTACCAGCGGGTTCTGAGCCTGAATAACATGACGCTCGAATCCTTTGAGGCCATGCAGGGGGAAACGCTGCTGATGACAAAGGTGAGGTCTTTTGTCATGGACAGCGTAAAGGTTTCAGACCCGGAGGCCAGAGCGTGGTACAATTGGAAGGACGCCGCTGTTAAAATTGATTATGTTCGTTTTGATGCCGGAAAATACAAAGATACACAGGCATCGGATGACGAGGTCAAAGCCCATTTTGAAGAAAACAAGGGGTCTTACAAGACAGAGGCCAGGGCAAAGGCGCTGTATGTACATTTTGATGCAAAGGATTATGCTGAAAAGGCCGAGGTCTCCCAGGAGGAAATAACGGAGTATTTTGAATCCCATCCCGATGAATTCAAAGAGCCGAAGACGGTTGAGGCGCGGCACATCCTCTTCAAGCTTGAATCTGACAGTTCCCCTGAGACGGTTGAAAAGAGAAAGGAAAAGGCCAGTGAGGTGCTGGCCCTGGCCAGAGAGGGAAAGGATTTTGCCGAGCTGGCAAAAGAATATTCGGAAGGCCCGACCCGGAGCAAGGGCGGATTTCTGGGAAAATTCCGGAAAGAGACAATGGTAAAGCCCTTTGCGGACAAGGCGTTTTCCATGAAAGCCGGGGAGATCAGTGAGCCGGTTCGCACCCGGTTCGGGTGGCACCTCATCAAAGTTGAAAAGGTGAATGAGGCCAAAACCTTTACCCTGGCGGAATCAACGGAAAAGATCCGCAGTAAGATCGCAGGCGAAAAGGCGAAGACCCTGGCGTATGACGATGCGGAAGCCTTTTACGATTCGGTTTTTGAGGGGGATAACCTGAAAGATGCTGCCGCCGTTCGGAATCTGAAGGTGACGGAGACCGGTCTGTTCACCCAGAAGGGGCCTGAAGGGATGAAAAACGGGCCTCGTTTTGCCGCAGCCGCCTTTAAACTCTCCCCCACGCAGTTCAGTGATATTCAGGATTTTGATGGGGATTATTACATCCTTCAGATGACCGGGAACGTTCCTGCGGAAACAGCCGCATTTGAAACGGTTGCGGACAAGGTCCGTGCCGACCTCATTCTCAAAAAACAGAATGAAACGGCGGAAAGCGATGCCAGCCGTTTTCTTGAGGCGGTTAGGAAGGGCGCGGCAATGGCGGATGAAAGCAGGAACTCGGATGTCACCCTGCAAACCACGGATTTTTTCAAGCGCAACGTATCCATTCCCAAAATCGGATACGACCGGGCTGTTTCCGCTGCGGCCTTTACGCTTTCCAAAGAGAACGCATATCCTGAATCGCCGGTGAAAGGCAAGGACGGCTATTATGTGATCCGGTTCAATGAGAAAAAGCTGCCGGATGACAAGGCATTTGAAAAAGAGAAAAAGGCTATTAAAGAACAGTTGCTTCGTCAGAAGCAATTCAAAACCTTTAATGAATGGCTTGCCCAGGCGCGTGCGAACAGTGAAATCACGATCCAGGAAGATGTGGTCAACTAA
- a CDS encoding helix-turn-helix domain-containing protein, with the protein MPEETETLKRYRDGQKDYRLKLRFIALLLIAGNTGTEIVAAAVGKDIRTVETWYGKYLTHGPDALNSFQYQPKRCFLSDDQLADMIA; encoded by the coding sequence ATGCCGGAAGAAACCGAAACCCTGAAAAGGTACCGTGACGGCCAGAAGGATTACCGCCTGAAACTCCGCTTCATAGCGCTTCTGCTGATCGCCGGCAATACCGGAACCGAAATTGTGGCCGCGGCAGTCGGAAAAGATATCAGAACCGTGGAAACATGGTACGGAAAATATCTTACGCATGGTCCCGATGCCCTGAATTCCTTTCAGTACCAACCGAAACGGTGCTTTCTGTCAGATGATCAGCTCGCAGACATGATCGCATGA
- the amrA gene encoding AmmeMemoRadiSam system protein A has product MMSPLRNEDRRWLLQLARSVIVAKLDRERDVDVPDNAPAALKEKRGCFVTLHKKGRLRGCIGTIEPVQSLVAGVRENALNAAFQDPRFPGLEKKELAEISIEISVLTVPVLLEYEDIGDLKAKLRPGVHGVILSKGWQRSTFLPQVWEQLPDKELFLSHLCHKAGMKKECWKGEDIKIRVYEAEYFSE; this is encoded by the coding sequence ATGATGTCACCCCTGAGAAATGAGGATCGGAGATGGCTTCTGCAACTGGCACGTTCCGTCATTGTTGCAAAACTGGACCGGGAACGGGATGTTGACGTGCCTGATAATGCCCCGGCGGCATTGAAGGAAAAGCGGGGCTGCTTTGTCACGCTCCATAAAAAAGGTCGGCTGAGGGGCTGTATCGGCACCATCGAACCGGTTCAGTCCCTGGTGGCCGGTGTCAGGGAAAACGCATTGAATGCGGCTTTTCAGGATCCCCGTTTTCCAGGACTTGAAAAGAAAGAGTTAGCTGAGATCAGTATTGAAATCAGTGTGCTCACCGTACCGGTGCTACTCGAATATGAGGATATCGGGGATCTGAAGGCAAAGCTCAGGCCGGGAGTACACGGGGTCATCCTGTCAAAAGGCTGGCAGCGATCTACATTTCTGCCCCAGGTATGGGAACAATTGCCGGACAAGGAGCTTTTTCTGTCCCATCTCTGCCACAAGGCCGGAATGAAAAAGGAGTGCTGGAAGGGTGAGGATATAAAAATCAGGGTGTATGAGGCTGAGTACTTTTCTGAATAG
- a CDS encoding methyl-accepting chemotaxis protein: MKQLSFFRSIPAKLLLIHLMNFIMFVTIIVVAFCLFHYTEETLTTVFSDKIDRVAENAQIGRELTRVIADTNLLMSRFYGREDILKTEGKRLLSETNALITKTKDRALKQALNAYYDKIQKLFNQCRIVNRIMGDIEARDRKISNMLTGLEETISEKIRNKIIEGKDVSVMEQLTFMTADYRATFPKITILFTKLGRKHFESSSEEEEKDCPLLILLDELRLKLRTLTAPAPDIIEHGKNLRTEVDRYRAEIVRFHEIAAKLKTRLDETDAAKDTLLQLMERTDKGLFQTVREVKEGLIRQIFSGLMAATLLMLLMALMVGVLAYFLNRSITRSISNIITGLQQSSVNTLNASGHVSLASHKLSEGTSQQAAFLEETAAALEEIDAKVSQNAASASRSYDHVESATDNIRQASHTIEDLGRSMQEISEASQEARKIISMIDGIAFQTNILALNAAVESARAGRAGAGFSVVAQEIRNLAMRTAAASKNTAEIIATALGKIQHGAKQVSQVGQTFGNMETDARYVRTRLKSVAGESDEQARGISQINMAVSELGGWSRQMPQTARNCPSRQKS; the protein is encoded by the coding sequence ATGAAACAATTATCATTTTTTAGAAGCATTCCGGCAAAGCTCTTACTGATCCATTTAATGAACTTCATCATGTTCGTCACCATCATCGTGGTTGCCTTCTGTCTGTTTCACTATACAGAAGAGACGCTGACAACTGTCTTTTCGGACAAAATTGACCGGGTTGCTGAAAATGCTCAGATCGGAAGGGAGCTTACCCGTGTGATTGCGGACACGAATCTGCTGATGAGCCGGTTTTATGGAAGAGAGGATATCCTGAAAACAGAGGGCAAACGTCTTCTCAGCGAAACCAATGCACTTATAACAAAAACAAAGGACAGGGCATTAAAGCAGGCCCTGAACGCATATTATGATAAGATACAGAAACTTTTTAATCAGTGCCGGATTGTCAACCGGATTATGGGAGATATAGAGGCAAGAGACCGGAAAATCAGTAACATGCTGACCGGGCTGGAAGAGACGATCTCTGAAAAGATACGCAATAAGATCATTGAGGGAAAAGATGTTTCGGTAATGGAACAGCTTACATTTATGACCGCCGATTACCGGGCAACCTTTCCGAAAATTACCATTCTGTTTACCAAGCTGGGACGGAAACACTTTGAATCCTCTTCGGAAGAGGAGGAAAAGGACTGTCCCCTCTTAATCCTGCTGGATGAATTGCGGCTGAAGCTCCGGACCCTGACCGCGCCGGCCCCTGACATTATTGAGCACGGCAAAAACCTGCGAACCGAGGTTGACAGGTACAGGGCGGAGATAGTCCGGTTTCATGAAATAGCCGCAAAACTGAAAACACGGCTGGATGAAACCGATGCTGCCAAAGATACCCTGCTGCAACTGATGGAGAGAACAGACAAAGGGCTTTTTCAGACAGTCAGGGAGGTAAAAGAGGGCCTGATCCGCCAAATTTTTAGCGGATTAATGGCCGCAACACTGCTGATGCTCCTGATGGCTCTGATGGTCGGGGTACTCGCATATTTCCTGAACCGCTCCATCACCCGCTCCATCAGCAACATTATCACAGGGCTTCAGCAATCCTCTGTCAACACGCTCAACGCATCCGGTCATGTCTCCCTGGCCAGTCACAAGCTGTCCGAGGGCACGTCGCAGCAGGCCGCCTTTTTGGAAGAAACGGCGGCAGCACTTGAGGAGATCGACGCAAAAGTCAGTCAGAATGCGGCCAGTGCCAGCCGTTCTTACGATCATGTGGAGAGTGCGACAGACAACATCCGGCAGGCCAGCCATACCATAGAGGATCTGGGCCGGTCCATGCAGGAAATTTCCGAGGCGAGCCAGGAGGCCCGGAAGATTATCAGCATGATCGACGGAATTGCATTTCAGACCAATATCCTGGCATTAAACGCGGCAGTGGAATCAGCACGGGCAGGCCGGGCCGGAGCCGGGTTTTCCGTAGTGGCTCAGGAAATCAGAAATCTTGCCATGCGGACCGCAGCCGCCTCCAAAAATACGGCGGAGATCATTGCAACAGCGCTCGGAAAGATACAGCACGGCGCAAAACAGGTCTCACAGGTCGGCCAGACCTTCGGCAACATGGAAACAGACGCCCGTTATGTCAGGACCCGGTTGAAATCGGTGGCCGGTGAATCAGACGAGCAGGCCCGTGGGATCAGTCAGATCAATATGGCCGTGTCCGAACTGGGGGGGTGGTCCAGACAAATGCCGCAAACAGCCAGGAACTGTCCGTCACGGCAGAAGAGCTGA
- a CDS encoding DUF6125 family protein, with amino-acid sequence MEELKKAAVQGEDKDLLVRLVMDGFHRIVMHYGAWFAEVAHQVGMENALAAEQTVWDASLGNQLKRIGKTLGFSVEDGVPSVLKEMPPEKLMDLIEKIGINWLANDGIWFQAVENKFGMGDAKRCNDTCWTRYSPFEASQIKQLLNLPEQGGIPALKKALAFRMYAFINQQSVEDVDENCIIFRMNDCRVQAARKRRGLPDYPCKSAGMVEYPYFAKAIDARIETECIGCPPDEHPDEWFCAWKFTLVENLA; translated from the coding sequence ATGGAGGAATTGAAGAAGGCTGCGGTACAGGGCGAGGATAAAGATCTGCTGGTTAGACTGGTCATGGATGGTTTTCACCGGATTGTCATGCACTATGGCGCATGGTTTGCCGAAGTGGCACACCAGGTTGGCATGGAGAATGCTCTGGCTGCGGAGCAGACGGTATGGGATGCAAGCTTGGGCAACCAGTTGAAGCGGATCGGGAAAACGCTCGGTTTTTCCGTAGAAGATGGTGTCCCGTCGGTTTTGAAAGAGATGCCGCCTGAAAAACTGATGGATTTAATAGAGAAGATCGGTATCAACTGGCTGGCGAACGACGGCATCTGGTTTCAGGCTGTGGAGAACAAATTCGGGATGGGGGATGCCAAACGCTGTAATGATACGTGCTGGACACGTTATTCTCCCTTTGAAGCCAGTCAGATTAAACAGTTGCTCAATCTGCCGGAACAGGGGGGCATTCCGGCCCTGAAGAAAGCACTTGCATTTCGGATGTATGCCTTTATCAATCAGCAGTCTGTCGAGGATGTTGATGAAAATTGTATCATCTTCCGCATGAACGACTGTCGGGTGCAGGCCGCCAGAAAACGCAGGGGGTTGCCCGACTATCCCTGTAAATCTGCGGGGATGGTTGAATATCCGTATTTTGCAAAAGCGATTGACGCCCGGATTGAGACGGAATGTATCGGTTGCCCGCCTGATGAACACCCGGATGAATGGTTTTGCGCCTGGAAATTTACGCTTGTTGAAAACCTGGCCTGA
- a CDS encoding ABC transporter substrate-binding protein yields the protein MRKHIVIMGMTILLWGLPLMGHAATFTDRSGHEIEIRSPFKRIISLYAAHTENLFALGLDEEIIGVTPYEVWPPEALKKPVFNYRKAPEKIIGARPDLVLIRPMIARAYPSFTEKLKQAGITVVSVQPVGIDDMYQYWRTLGILTGKEEEAEKMIFRFKKAIRTIRILSHTIPATRRKRVYFEAIHKKMKTFTPASMQLFTLTMAGGINIANDATSVRKSNIASYGKERILSLSDEIDVYLAQKGKMNRISPDLIRQEPGFQKIKAIKNGQLFIIDEHLVSRPTPRLIRGAVDIGHCLYPDIYTREIWQGIKRIMDNSRLSVAQSAYHKIYQE from the coding sequence ATGCGGAAACACATCGTTATTATGGGGATGACCATATTACTCTGGGGCCTGCCGCTTATGGGCCATGCCGCCACCTTTACAGACCGGTCAGGCCATGAGATTGAAATCCGTTCCCCCTTTAAACGGATCATCTCGCTCTACGCCGCTCACACGGAGAACCTCTTTGCACTGGGACTGGATGAGGAGATCATCGGCGTGACGCCGTATGAAGTCTGGCCGCCCGAAGCGCTGAAGAAACCGGTATTCAACTACCGAAAGGCCCCGGAGAAAATTATCGGAGCCAGGCCGGACCTTGTGCTGATCCGTCCCATGATCGCCAGGGCATATCCCTCATTTACCGAAAAGCTGAAACAGGCCGGTATCACCGTTGTCTCGGTTCAGCCGGTGGGGATTGATGATATGTATCAGTACTGGCGGACCCTGGGAATACTGACGGGCAAAGAAGAAGAGGCCGAAAAAATGATTTTCAGGTTTAAAAAAGCCATCAGAACCATCAGGATTCTGTCACACACCATCCCGGCAACCCGGCGCAAACGGGTCTACTTTGAGGCCATTCACAAAAAAATGAAGACATTCACACCTGCTTCCATGCAACTCTTCACCCTGACAATGGCAGGCGGCATCAATATCGCCAATGATGCCACATCGGTCAGAAAGAGCAATATTGCCAGCTATGGCAAAGAACGCATTCTCTCCCTGTCTGACGAAATCGACGTCTATCTGGCCCAGAAGGGCAAGATGAACCGTATCTCGCCCGATCTGATCCGGCAGGAGCCTGGATTTCAGAAAATCAAAGCAATAAAAAACGGCCAGCTTTTTATTATAGATGAACACCTGGTATCCCGTCCCACCCCCAGACTGATCCGGGGGGCCGTTGACATCGGCCATTGTCTGTATCCGGACATATACACCCGGGAGATATGGCAGGGCATAAAGCGTATTATGGATAATTCCCGATTATCAGTAGCGCAGTCAGCCTACCACAAAATTTATCAGGAATGA
- a CDS encoding transposase family protein, giving the protein MLQRQKKGAHSEDAAYTDPEGKIRAVSKTYPGRTHDFTIYKKQKKRDRFPGIPKKADNGYQGIRKYDRNAEIPYKKPRGGELTAEQKNFNRRLSKKRIRVENTTRKIKIFKIMPDTYRNRRRVRNLRANIIAGMVNMKMTERELRKAA; this is encoded by the coding sequence ATCTTACAGCGGCAAAAAAAAGGGGCACACTCAGAAGATGCAGCTTATACCGATCCGGAAGGAAAAATCCGCGCGGTTTCCAAAACATATCCCGGAAGAACCCACGATTTCACCATATACAAAAAGCAGAAGAAGAGAGACCGGTTTCCCGGGATCCCGAAGAAGGCCGACAACGGATATCAGGGGATACGGAAATATGACAGAAATGCTGAAATTCCTTATAAGAAGCCCCGGGGCGGAGAGCTGACCGCCGAACAGAAAAATTTCAACCGGAGACTTTCGAAAAAACGGATAAGGGTGGAGAATACGACAAGAAAAATAAAAATATTTAAAATAATGCCAGATACTTATAGAAACAGGCGAAGGGTCCGTAATCTCCGGGCCAACATCATAGCGGGAATGGTGAACATGAAAATGACAGAAAGAGAGCTTCGGAAAGCCGCATGA
- a CDS encoding IS630 family transposase yields MKKELPSDTKVICHYIREQTGIAYCQSAVAKLLKKNGLRRLRPKLIPGKPPSEKEQTDFIEKYEKLRKSAADPESGRVVIFCDAMHFVHQTVPATCWGDPSERPVLKANSGRQRLNIMGGYDPVTCKLIHETDEKNCDSEKAIIFFKKLLRTYPKASMIKVFADNATYFHARNTQEWLEKNPRISLYFLPAYAPNLNLIERLWRFAKGKLIRNTYYEKYKTFRCHVFRLLNNIHNYESELSSLMVEKFQIIRQ; encoded by the coding sequence GTGAAAAAAGAACTCCCTTCCGATACGAAAGTCATCTGTCATTATATAAGGGAACAGACCGGGATTGCCTACTGCCAAAGCGCGGTTGCGAAGCTCCTTAAAAAAAACGGACTGAGACGACTCCGTCCGAAGCTGATTCCGGGAAAACCTCCGTCCGAAAAAGAACAAACCGATTTTATTGAAAAATATGAGAAACTCCGCAAATCCGCCGCCGATCCGGAGTCCGGCAGAGTCGTCATTTTCTGCGATGCCATGCACTTCGTTCATCAGACCGTGCCCGCGACATGTTGGGGAGATCCGTCCGAACGACCTGTTTTAAAAGCAAATTCCGGGCGTCAGCGCCTGAATATCATGGGCGGATATGATCCCGTGACCTGTAAGCTGATACATGAGACCGACGAAAAAAACTGTGACTCCGAAAAAGCGATCATTTTTTTCAAAAAACTGCTCAGAACCTATCCGAAAGCCAGTATGATAAAGGTTTTTGCTGATAATGCCACTTATTTTCATGCCCGGAACACACAGGAATGGCTTGAAAAAAATCCCCGGATCAGTTTGTATTTTCTCCCGGCCTATGCTCCGAACCTGAATCTGATCGAACGCCTTTGGCGTTTTGCAAAAGGGAAACTGATCAGAAACACATATTATGAGAAATACAAGACGTTCCGGTGTCATGTTTTTCGTCTTCTGAATAATATACATAATTATGAAAGTGAGTTATCATCTCTTATGGTAGAAAAATTTCAGATAATTCGCCAATAA